The Cyclopterus lumpus isolate fCycLum1 chromosome 6, fCycLum1.pri, whole genome shotgun sequence genome contains a region encoding:
- the nup160 gene encoding nuclear pore complex protein Nup160, producing the protein MAAVLERSFLEICGFERETMHRFRDVTVKLPGVSALPGGVKFPDSAGAFHYEESGTLLSVTSNRFIHWCTSGDRVQLVEQSLDTNLLNNAVRLQLSHCIVLPGGVHVHETLNNVVILVSTNQSVHRLVLPHPSRMYRSELVTELHMQSIFTDVGKLSLQDPSHSVLIPSSVGQAGSPSTSTAWLSQSGEAHYALASPAGGIMVVSLPPHDTQGSVSVVELKRSSMMQRLSGWMPSSIRGEQSPADLALSLAVRELEEDSFIFALCQDHKLRMWSFREQACLLEADMLDYMPACRGLKRLSGQGHRLRLSPSPSGLCLCVYLAVPQRGQFTVLQLVSTDSSRYSLDHVSSLFTTQETLVDFALTSTDIWAVWVDDSNTTVVKYIDFEHNTAGQWNQVFVQPPPEEEVHIGVDQDPRETYLEVLFSPLHFTASAIVKALQIYRRGSERITDLSWDSLKKEVTVAVESELQSSVTEFEFSQEDYRQLQVEFWSKFYACCLQYQEVQSLPLGLTVSQNTGLICLLKKGFVSFLLPCFAVDHLYLSYDEYLFSEEETPITEEPELGRDVLQLVQCLRLVSDAVSGEMAYEMEKALEHLQSPERAADLVLENMLSNDNENVIEDIQNKLQDIRNPMGAMMVLLREMDLETDSDVGGEGTLVPGLNLRISLSQLLGSSSAVSVVCQAVCHMTMTRTLFCRDLLILQKLYLRFGDNVFLGGGAQLLQLQQDLIPRSSNLLSSYYLLKHISQSLASSVPIDIIDANLQHLTVLELSDTPALSTNRSVLSPQTVVELFYQTAARKLIISQIYSQQQSNAPLRWSHMISNVVVLLAQLLWPSNPGFQFPECLMANCQYTQLQDYVRLIGPWCQVNIGSCRFMLGQCYLANGEGQKALQCFQEAATEVEKEEFLLKLTGSEEEEAASTPRLQYYNKVLRLLEDVGLPELVIQLASLAITEAASDANSQAALWTRIFKHHLDLGHNSEAYEALTQNPDCSMQLDCLRQLVVVLCERSQLQDLVQFSYVNLHDEVVGIIESRARGLDLLAHNYYELLYAFHINRHNYRKAGTVMFEFGMRLGREVRTHLGLQKQVNCYLAALNCLRLIRPEYAWIVQPTSGAVYERPGASPKRNSDGEFSSDPVKHQVDILELKDLEKEYILSRSRLTLAQHHPPSAAIAGSASAVEMVALLVQTGLFDSALSICQTFKLNLTSVFEGLTFKCIKLQFRGEESQNEAWSWLAANQLSSVVNTKESSATDEAWQLLASYLDRYPSANGQHHRCVINKLLSHGVPLPDWLIKSYKEVDAASLLRLYLNFDLLDAAAELVLEYVDALLGRGHQYFGIESPLSATSSSVWLPYTSIDQLLQTLSETQTNSSIYIKVRDKLDDYHKLVEQTTKRRLVSR; encoded by the exons gtGTACTTCAGGTGACCGGGTCCAGCTGGTGGAACAGTCTCTGGACACCAACCTGCTGAACAATGCCGTCAGACTGCAGCTGTCTCACTGCATTGTTCTACCTGGAGGGGTCCACGTCCACGAGACCCTCAACAACGTCGTCATCCTGGTCTCCACCAATCAGAGCGTCCACAGACTGGTGCTGCCTCACCCCTCACGCATGTACCGCAGT GAGCTGGTGACGGAGCTCCACATGCAGTCCATCTTCACTGATGTGGGGAAGCTGAGTCTGCAGGACCCGTCTCACAGTGTCCTCATCCCCAGCTCAGTGGGACAGGCGGGGAGTCCCAGCACCTCCACAGCCTGGCTCAGTCAGTCTGGAGAGGCTCACTACGCTCTGGCTTCACCTGCTGGAGGGATCATGGTAGTCTCTCTGCCACCTCATGACACACAAG gaaGCGTGTCGGTGGTGGAGCTGAAGAGGAGCTCCATGATGCAGAGGTTGTCGGGCTGGATGCCCTCATCGATCCGCGGGGAGCAGAGTCCGGCGGACCTGGCCCTCAGTCTGGCTgtcagagagctggaggaagaCTCCTTCATCTTCGCTCTCTGTCAGGACCACAAGCTGCGTATGTGGTCCTTCAGG GAGCAAGCCTGTCTGCTGGAGGCCGACATGCTGGACTACATGCCGGCCTGCAGAGGCCTGAAGCGCTTGTCCGGTCAGGGTCACCGCCTGAGGCTGTCCCCGTCCCCCTCCGGTCTCTGTCTGTGCGTCTACCTGGCCGTCCCTCAGAGGGGACAGTTCACCGTCCTGCAGCTGGTCTCCACCGACAGCAGCCGCTACAGCCTGGACCACGTGTCCTCTCTGTTCACCACGCAG GAGACTCTGGTGGATTTCGCCCTGACCTCCACAGACATCTGGGCCGTCTGGGTGGACGACTCCAACACCACTGTAGTAAAATACATTGACTTTGAACA TAACACAGCAGGTCAGTGGAACCAGGTCTTTGTTCAACCTCCGCCTGAGGAGGAAGTCCATATCGGTGTGGACCAGGACCCCAGA GAGACGTACCTGGAggttctcttctctcctctacACTTCACAGCTTCAGCCATAGTTAAAGCTCTACAG atcTACCGTAGAGGCTCAGAGAGGATCACTGATCTGTCCTGGGACAGTCTGAAGAAAGAGGTGACGGTGGCTGTGGAGAGTGAG ctgcaAAGCAGTGTGACAGAGTTTGAGTTCTCTCAGGAGGATTACCGTCAGCTGCAGGTGGAGTTCTGGTCCAAGTTTTACGCCTGCTGTCTTCAGTACCAGGAGGTCCAGTCTCTCCCTCTGGGTCTGACTGTGAGCCAGAACACAGGGCTCATCTGTCTGCTAAAGAAG GGTTTCGTGTCGTTCCTCCTGCCGTGCTTCGCTGTGGACCATCTCTACCTGTCTTATGATGAGTACTTGTtctcagaggaggagacacccATCACTGAAG AACCTGAGCTGGGCCGGGACGTGCTGCAACTGGTTCAGTGTCTGCGGCTGGTCAGTGATGCGGTTTCTGGAGAGATGGCGTATGAGATGGAGAAAGCCCTGGAACACCTTCAGTCACCTGAGAGGGCGGCGGATCTGGTCCTGGAAAACATGCTGTCCAATGACAA TGAGAACGTGATCGAGGACATCCAGAACAAACTGCAGGACATTCGGAACCCAATGGGCGCCATGATGGTCCTCCTGAGGGAGATGGACTTGGAGACGGACTCGGACGTGGGGGGAGAAGGAACTCTCGTACCTG GTCTGAACCTGAGGATTAGCCTGTCTCAGCTGTTGGGCAGCAGCTCAGCAGTTTCTGTGGTCTGCCAGGCCGTCTGTCACATGACAATGACCAGGACCCTGTTCTGTAGAGATCTGCTGATCCTGCAGAAACTCTACCTGCGCTTCGGAGacaac GtgtttctgggggggggggctcagctgctgcagctccagcagGACCTGATCCCTCGCAGCTCCAACCTCCTTTCCTCTTATTACCTCCTCAAACACATCAGTCAGAGCCTGGCATCCTCTGTCCCCATCGATATAAT AGACGCTAACCTGCAGCACCTCACAGTGTTGGAGTTGTCGGACACGCCGGCCCTCTCCACCAACAGATCAG TGTTGAGTCCTCAAACGGTGGTGGAGCTCTTCTATCAGACTGCAGCCAGGAAGCTGATCATCTCTCAGATTTACTCTCAGCAGCAGAGTAACGCTCCGCTCCGCTGGAGTCACATGATCTCCAACGTGGTCGTCCTGCTCGCACAGCTGCT TTGGCCCAGTAACCCTGGTTTCCAGTTCCCAGAGTGTCTGATGGCCAACTGTCAGTACACACAGCTGCAG GACTATGTGCGCCTGATCGGGCCGTGGTGTCAGGTGAACATCGGTTCCTGCCGCTTCATGCTGGGTCAGTGTTACCTGGCCAACGGGGAGGGCCAGAAG gCTCTGCAGTGTTTCCAGGAGGCAGCGActgaggtggagaaggaggagttcCTGCTGAAACTGAcgggcagcgaggaggaggaggctgcctCCACCCCCAGATTACAGTACTACAACAAG GTGCTGCGGCTGTTGGAGGATGTGGGTCTACCTGAGCTGGTCATCCAGTTGGCCTCTCTGGCCATCACGGAGGCCGCCAGCGACGCCAACagtcag GCGGCTCTGTGGACTCGAATATTCAAACACCACCTGGATCTGGGACACAACAGTGAAGCTTACGAAGCGCTCACCCAGAACCCAGACTGCAGCAT GCAGCTGGATTGTCTCCGTCAGCTGGTCGTGGTTCTCTGTGAGCGTTCTCAACTCCAAGATTTAGTCCAGTTCTCCTATGTCAACCTGCACGATGAG GTGGTCGGTATTATCGAATCTCGGGCCAGAGGTTTGGACCTGCTGGCTCATAATTACTACGAGCTGCTGTACGCCTTCCACATCAACAGACACAACTACAGAAAAG CGGGGACGGTCATGTTTGAGTTTGGGATGCGTCTCGGTCGGGAGGTTCGGACACATCTCGGCCTTCAGAAGCAAGTGAACTGTTACCTGGCTGCTCTCAACTGTCTCCGCCTCATCAGACCAGAGTACGCCTGGATCGTCCAGCCGACCTCCGGAgctgtg TATGAGCGTCCAGGAGCGTCTCCAAAGAGGAACTCTGATGGAGAGTTTTCTTCTGATCCAG TCAAACATCAGGTCGACATTCTGGAACTCAAGGACTTGGAGAAAGAGTACATACTGTCCCGCAGCCGCCTCACCCTCGCCCAGCACCACCCGCCGTCTGCTGCCATTGCTG GAAGTGCCTCAGCAGTGGAGATGGTGGCCCTGTTGGTCCAAACAGGACTGTTTGACTCGGCTTTGTCCATCTGTCAAACCTTCAAACTGAACCTGACTTCAGTATTTGAGGGTCTGACCTTCAA GTGCATTAAACTTCAGTTTAGGGGGGAGGAGTCTCAGAACGAAGCCTGGAGCTGGTTGGCTGCTAATCAGCTGTCGTCTGTCGTCAACACCAAAGAGTCCAG CGCTACAGATGAGGCGTGGCAACTGCTGGCCTCTTACCTGGACAGGTATCCCTCCGCTAATGGACAACACCACCGCTGTGTCATCAACAAATTGCTGTCACACGGCGTCCCTCTGCCTGATTGGCTGATCAAGTCCTACAAG GAAGTAGACGCTGCCTCTCTGCTGCGTCTCTacctgaactttgacctcctGGACGCTGCAGCTGAGCTGGTGTTGGAGTACGTGGACGCTCTGCTCGGGAGAGGACACCAGTACTTTGGAATagag